GTCGAACAACCACGTCTTCGCGCGCGAGAATGCCGCCTCCATCGGCGAGCGCATCGACGCGCCGGGCCGCTACGACGGCAAGCCGAAGTGCGCGCAGACGCCGCAGATCGGCACCCTCGCCGCCTTCCAGCGGATCACCTTTGGCGGGTCGAACACGGTGGACTGCGCCATCGCGCAGCCCAGCTCGGGCCTCTCCTACAGCGCGGTCTCGGCGGGCGGCTACACGCCGTCCCAGACGACCGTGTCCCCGTCGGTCGGCCTCGCCGTCAAGAAGACGGGCCGCACCTCGGGCCTCACGCACGACACGATCCAGGCCGTCAACGTGACGATCACGGTCGGCTACACGGACGGCAACGCGACGTTCACGGGCCAGATCCAGACCGGCGGCCAGTTCATCCGCTCCGGCGACTCGGGCTCCCTCATGGTGACCGAGACGGGGAACAACCCGGTGGGCCTCTGCTTCGCGGGCTCGTCCTCGGCCTCGTTCTCGAATCCGATCGGCCCGGTGCTGCAGGCGCTGGGCGTCAGCATGAAGTAAGCTTCACGAAGACCCCGGTGCGGGCGGAGCGCTCCGGCGCTTCGCCCGCCTTTTTTTGAGGCGGTTCGCAACGAGGTGGACCATGAACACTCCCCGTTCCCGGCGGCGGTCCGCCGCCGCATCGCTGCTTTTCGCGCTCACCCTGGCCGCGGCCTCCTGCACGCAGCGGATGCCCGATCCCAGGAACCCGTCGCGCCAGATCGCCCTGGGAGACACCATGAGAGAGAACCTGGTCCCGATCGAGGACGTGCTCCGGCGTCAGACGCCTTCGCTCATGACCATCAAGGGAGTGACCGGAACCGGCGAGGGGAAGAAGGACGACGAGCCGGTCATCGTCGTCTACACCTCGCACATCTCGCGCGAGGATCGAATCGCGATTCCGGGGAAGATCGAGGGCTACAAGGTCGAGGTCCGGGAAGTCGGAGACGTCACCGCGCCTCCGAGGTGAGGTTCCGGGGCTCGGGGCGAGCCGCGGCTCAGCTTGTCAGGTTTCGGCGCCGTTCTGCCGGAAGATCTCGAGGAAGCGGGAGAGCGCCTCGTCCAGGCCGTCCACCACGGGCGCCTGGGGCAGCGCCTCCCGCAGCGCGGCCACGGGGCGGTAGAGCACCGGATAGTCGGCGTTCTGGAGAAGCGTGAGGTCGTTCAGGCTGTCCCCCATTCCGATCACCTTGAACCCCGCGCGGCGCATCCCCTCGATCACCATCGCCTTCCGCCCCCGGATCCGGAGCTTCCATCCGACGATGCGCCCGTGCGCGTCGGTCTCGAACCGGTTGGCGAAGAGATTGAAGCCGCCCAGGTGCTCCACCAGCGGCTCCGCCATCTCGTGGAAGGTGTCGGAGATGATCATGACCTGGCAGTGGCGGCGGATGCGCTTCAGGAACTCCCGGGAGCCCAGGTAGGGCTGCACTTCATGGGCCGCCTTCTGGACCTTGGCCAGCGTGATCCCGGCGCGGTCCAGGGCGGTCACCCGCCGCTGCATCAGCTCCTCGAAGTCGGCGACGTCCCGGGTGGTGAGGTGCAGGTCGGGGATGCCGAACTCCTCCCCCAGGTGGGGCCAGATTTCGGGTGCCAGGACCCCTTCCAGGTCGATCGCGGCGATCATGAGGGCGGGAGTGTAGCGAGGGGTGGGACCCGGGACCAGTCGAATTGACCCGACGGGCTATGTGGTCGGGGCCAGTCGAATTGACCCGACGGGGCGGCCTGGCCGGCGTGGCTCCGGACGGACCCTCCACGCGCCTTCCAACCGAAAAAGAGTGAGGGAGGCTTGTGAGGCCTCCCTCGAAGCTCCGGTGGTCTGTTTGGATTCGCCAGTCAGACCAGTCCGACAAAGGCGAAACGGGTGCGACTAGCTACAGCCACCTCCGCTGATCCTACTGCCGATACCATCGTGCACTGGACCACCTCCTTTCCGCGTTGGGAAAATGTTCGGCCAAGGAGGGAGCGATGTCAACCCCGAGATGCGTATTTTTTGGTAGGGAGGAGCATTTTTTCGGGCGGGAGCAGCTTGGGGCCGGCGCAGGCTTACATAAACCTTAACTCGCCCCGGGGCGAGTTTACATAGAACTTAACTTGCGCCGGCGCAAGTTTATATAAAAGTTAACTCGCCCCGGGGCGAGTCGATCTTCCGGGGCCCGGCCGGGGGTGTGCCGCCTCCGTTGGGGA
The DNA window shown above is from Candidatus Binatia bacterium and carries:
- the thrH gene encoding bifunctional phosphoserine phosphatase/homoserine phosphotransferase ThrH; translated protein: MIAAIDLEGVLAPEIWPHLGEEFGIPDLHLTTRDVADFEELMQRRVTALDRAGITLAKVQKAAHEVQPYLGSREFLKRIRRHCQVMIISDTFHEMAEPLVEHLGGFNLFANRFETDAHGRIVGWKLRIRGRKAMVIEGMRRAGFKVIGMGDSLNDLTLLQNADYPVLYRPVAALREALPQAPVVDGLDEALSRFLEIFRQNGAET